One genomic segment of Hymenobacter psoromatis includes these proteins:
- a CDS encoding LacI family DNA-binding transcriptional regulator: MGSPKKQTPGAAPPAVSMADLARELGVSMTTISRALSDHHSIGAATKQRVLKLAKKLNYQPNHLAAALRKGQSRLLGVVVPYIEGKFFPSVIQGIEQAASKAGFSVIVCQSHEDVQLERRNVETLLNAQVAGVLVSLARNTQDYHHFDKVRSRGVPLVFFDRIPAGEQVNSVVLNDRDGAFQATRHLLEQGCRRIAHLAGPAHLNIYQHRRQGYLDALAAYDIAPDESLIIRSDMSLEDGSQAMRQLLALANPIDAVFAAGDSAILGALQVLKAQGIRVPQDIALAGFSNEFFTAITEPQLTSVDQRCEEMGQAAVRLFLELAAAPDAPFLQRQVVLQPELFVRESSRQGEGVG; encoded by the coding sequence ATGGGTTCCCCCAAAAAACAAACGCCGGGCGCTGCCCCGCCCGCCGTTTCGATGGCCGACCTGGCCCGCGAGCTGGGCGTGTCGATGACCACTATTTCGCGCGCCCTCAGCGACCACCACAGCATTGGGGCCGCCACCAAGCAGCGCGTGCTCAAGCTGGCCAAGAAGCTCAACTACCAGCCCAATCACCTCGCCGCCGCCCTGCGCAAAGGCCAGAGCCGGTTACTGGGGGTAGTGGTGCCGTACATCGAAGGGAAGTTCTTTCCCTCTGTTATTCAAGGGATTGAGCAGGCCGCCAGCAAGGCTGGCTTCAGCGTCATCGTGTGCCAGTCGCACGAAGACGTGCAGTTAGAGCGCCGCAACGTCGAGACGCTGCTCAACGCCCAGGTGGCCGGCGTGCTGGTATCGCTGGCCCGCAACACCCAGGACTACCACCACTTCGACAAAGTGCGCAGTCGGGGCGTGCCGCTGGTGTTTTTTGACCGTATTCCGGCCGGCGAGCAGGTCAATTCGGTAGTACTTAATGACCGCGACGGTGCCTTCCAGGCTACGCGCCACCTGCTGGAGCAGGGCTGCCGCCGCATTGCCCACCTGGCCGGCCCCGCGCACCTCAATATCTACCAGCACCGCCGCCAGGGCTACCTAGACGCGCTGGCCGCCTACGACATCGCCCCCGACGAATCGCTGATTATCCGCTCCGACATGAGCCTGGAAGACGGCAGCCAGGCCATGCGCCAGCTGCTGGCCCTCGCTAATCCCATCGATGCCGTGTTCGCGGCCGGCGACTCGGCCATCCTGGGCGCGCTCCAGGTGCTGAAGGCCCAAGGTATCCGCGTGCCGCAGGATATTGCCCTGGCCGGCTTCAGCAACGAGTTTTTCACGGCCATCACCGAGCCCCAGCTCACCTCCGTAGACCAGCGCTGCGAGGAAATGGGCCAGGCCGCCGTGCGCCTATTCCTGGAGCTGGCCGCCGCCCCCGATGCGCCCTTCCTGCAGCGCCAGGTGGTGCTCCAGCCCGAGCTGTTCGTGCGCGAGTCGTCGCGCCAGGGCGAGGGGGTAGGGTAG
- a CDS encoding aminotransferase class I/II-fold pyridoxal phosphate-dependent enzyme — translation MDIFDRVTANRGPLGSHSHYAHGYFAFPKLEGEIKPRMMFRGKEVLTWSLNNYLGLANHPEVRQADVEGAAEYGMAYPMGARIMSGNSTLHEQLENELADFVNKPAALLLNFGYQGVVSIIDSLVSRHDAIVYDAESHACIIDGVRLHQGKRFVFNHNDMESLEKQLERAKRLTDETGGGILVITEGMFGMSGNLGKLREIVKLKEKFNFRIFVDDAHGFGTLGATGAGTVEHLGVQEGVDLIFCTFAKSMASIGAFVAGQEGVIEYLRYNMRSQIFAKSLPMPLVVGGLKRLELIRNHPEYRENLWTIVRALQSGLREKGFNIGTTESPVTPVLFNGQISDATALTFDLRENHGVFCSIVVYPVVPKGVIMLRLIPTAVHTLEDVRQTIAAFEAIAAKLDKGLYSKQPATA, via the coding sequence GTGGATATTTTCGACCGCGTTACGGCCAATCGGGGCCCGCTGGGTTCGCACTCACACTACGCCCACGGCTACTTTGCCTTTCCTAAGCTCGAAGGCGAAATTAAACCCCGGATGATGTTCCGTGGGAAAGAGGTGCTGACCTGGAGCCTGAACAACTACCTCGGCCTGGCCAATCACCCCGAAGTGCGGCAGGCCGATGTGGAAGGCGCGGCCGAGTACGGCATGGCCTACCCGATGGGCGCGCGCATCATGAGCGGCAACTCTACCCTGCACGAGCAACTCGAAAATGAGTTGGCTGACTTCGTGAACAAGCCCGCCGCCCTGCTGCTCAACTTCGGTTACCAAGGGGTAGTGAGCATTATCGACTCGCTGGTGAGCCGCCACGACGCCATTGTATACGACGCCGAGTCGCACGCCTGCATCATCGACGGCGTGCGCCTGCACCAAGGCAAGCGCTTTGTGTTTAACCACAACGACATGGAGAGCCTCGAAAAGCAGTTGGAGCGCGCCAAGCGCCTCACCGACGAAACCGGCGGCGGCATTCTGGTGATTACCGAAGGCATGTTTGGCATGTCGGGCAACCTCGGCAAGCTGCGCGAAATCGTGAAGTTGAAGGAGAAATTCAACTTTCGTATCTTCGTTGACGACGCCCACGGCTTCGGTACGCTGGGCGCCACGGGGGCCGGCACGGTTGAGCATTTGGGCGTGCAGGAGGGCGTAGACCTGATTTTTTGCACCTTCGCCAAGAGCATGGCCAGCATCGGCGCGTTCGTGGCGGGCCAGGAGGGCGTTATTGAATATTTGCGCTATAACATGCGCAGCCAGATATTCGCCAAATCCCTACCTATGCCCCTGGTAGTGGGTGGCCTCAAGCGCCTGGAACTGATTCGCAACCACCCCGAGTATCGCGAAAACCTCTGGACCATCGTGCGTGCCCTGCAAAGCGGCCTGCGCGAAAAGGGCTTCAACATCGGCACCACTGAGTCGCCGGTGACGCCCGTGTTATTTAACGGCCAGATTTCCGACGCCACGGCCCTAACCTTTGATTTACGCGAGAATCACGGCGTTTTCTGCTCTATTGTGGTGTATCCGGTAGTGCCCAAAGGCGTTATTATGCTACGCCTCATCCCCACGGCCGTGCACACGCTTGAGGATGTGCGCCAGACCATCGCGGCTTTCGAAGCCATCGCTGCCAAGCTCGACAAGGGGCTCTACAGCAAGCAGCCCGCTACTGCCTGA
- the tal gene encoding transaldolase → MNPLVDIRRFDQSLWLDFISRKVLQNGELKKRIDEDALRGVTSNPAIFEKAIGGSADYDDTIKEQARQGKSADDIYMGLAVADVQAACDLFKGLYDSHDNSSDGYVSLEVSPKLANDTQGTIAEGRQLWKAVDRPNVMIKVPATLEGLPAIRTLISEGININVTLIFGLDRYKAVAEAFISGLEDRVKAGQPLARIDSVASFFLSRIDVLIDPQLDKIVAAGGDKAQLAQPLIGEVAIASAKVAYQLYKEIFAGPRWQALADKGAHTQRLLWASTGNKNPKYDDLKYVEGLIGPKTVDTVPVETMAIFKERGKPADTLEQGLDQAKKVLADLPKVGIDLDAQTEQLEKEGVQKFIEPFGKLIDSVEKKRQTAAGAAKQPA, encoded by the coding sequence ATGAACCCGTTAGTTGACATTCGCCGCTTCGACCAGAGCCTGTGGCTCGACTTTATCAGCCGCAAAGTTTTGCAGAATGGTGAGCTGAAGAAGCGCATCGACGAGGACGCCCTGCGCGGCGTGACCTCGAACCCCGCCATTTTTGAGAAGGCCATCGGCGGCAGCGCCGACTACGATGATACCATTAAGGAGCAGGCCCGGCAGGGCAAGTCGGCCGATGATATCTACATGGGCCTGGCCGTGGCCGACGTGCAGGCCGCCTGCGACTTGTTTAAGGGGCTTTATGACAGCCACGACAACTCCAGCGACGGCTACGTGAGCCTGGAAGTGTCGCCCAAGCTAGCCAATGACACCCAGGGTACCATCGCCGAAGGCCGCCAGCTGTGGAAGGCCGTGGACCGGCCCAACGTGATGATAAAAGTGCCCGCCACGCTCGAAGGCCTACCCGCCATTCGCACGCTCATCTCGGAAGGCATTAACATCAATGTGACGCTGATTTTTGGGCTGGACCGCTACAAGGCGGTGGCCGAGGCATTCATTTCGGGCCTCGAAGACCGGGTGAAAGCCGGCCAGCCGCTGGCCCGCATCGACTCGGTAGCCAGCTTCTTCCTGAGCCGCATTGACGTGCTGATTGACCCGCAGCTGGATAAAATTGTGGCCGCGGGCGGCGACAAAGCGCAGCTGGCGCAGCCGCTGATTGGCGAGGTGGCCATTGCTAGCGCCAAGGTGGCGTACCAGCTGTACAAGGAAATTTTTGCCGGGCCGCGCTGGCAGGCGTTGGCCGACAAAGGCGCACACACGCAACGCCTGCTGTGGGCCAGCACCGGCAACAAAAACCCCAAATATGACGACCTGAAGTACGTGGAAGGCCTCATCGGCCCGAAAACCGTGGATACGGTGCCGGTCGAGACGATGGCCATTTTCAAGGAGCGCGGCAAGCCGGCCGATACCCTGGAGCAGGGCCTCGACCAGGCTAAAAAAGTACTGGCCGACCTGCCCAAAGTTGGTATCGACCTCGATGCGCAGACGGAACAGCTTGAAAAAGAAGGCGTGCAGAAATTTATTGAGCCCTTCGGCAAGCTGATTGACTCGGTGGAGAAGAAGCGTCAGACCGCGGCCGGCGCGGCCAAGCAGCCCGCGTAG
- a CDS encoding family 43 glycosylhydrolase yields MRIYFTYLSSVFGLWLAVGAAWAQAPTPPPGGNPIIRNKYTADPAALVQGGTVYLYTGHDEAPAPQERYVMHDWLCFSSTDMVTWTEHPVPLKVSDFAWAKDDAWASQVIARNGKFYW; encoded by the coding sequence ATGAGAATTTACTTTACTTACTTATCTAGCGTTTTCGGGCTGTGGCTGGCCGTTGGCGCGGCGTGGGCGCAGGCCCCTACCCCCCCGCCGGGCGGCAACCCCATCATCCGAAACAAGTACACGGCCGACCCGGCGGCGTTGGTGCAGGGCGGCACGGTGTACCTCTACACCGGCCACGACGAAGCGCCCGCACCGCAGGAGCGCTACGTGATGCACGACTGGCTGTGCTTTTCCTCGACGGATATGGTCACCTGGACCGAGCACCCGGTGCCGCTGAAAGTCAGCGACTTTGCCTGGGCCAAGGACGATGCGTGGGCCTCGCAGGTGATTGCGCGCAACGGCAAGTTTTACTGGTAG
- the accC gene encoding acetyl-CoA carboxylase biotin carboxylase subunit, with protein sequence MKKIAKLLVANRGEIALRVLRSAREMGIATVAIYSEADRLSPHVRYADEAVCVGPPASKDSYLRGDKIIEICHQLGVDAIHPGYGFLSENAGFARAVREAGLIFVGPSPEAMELMGDKLSAKQTVKAYNIPLVPGTDEAISDVEAAKQIAQEVGFPILIKASAGGGGKGMRLVHGVDEFEEQMQLAVSEATSAFGDGAVFIEKFVTGPRHIEIQVLGDEHGNIVHLFERECSIQRRHQKVIEEAPSAVLTPELRAEMGRCAVEVARACQYAGAGTVEFLLDDQHRFYFLEMNTRLQVEHPVTELITSLDLVKEQIRVAEGQPLPFRQEDLAINGHALELRVYAEDPQNNFLPDIGRLSTYVRPQGPGVRVDDGFEQGMEIPIYYDPMIAKLVAYGATREEAIARMLRAIAEYQITGIETTLPFGTFVLRHPAFVSGNFDTNFVRDHFSAAVLAPTMPNEGTAQVAAALVAMLLSEKQAPTPPATGEATGTPASAWRRNRLG encoded by the coding sequence ATGAAGAAAATTGCTAAGCTCCTGGTTGCTAACCGCGGCGAAATTGCGCTGCGCGTGCTACGCTCGGCCCGCGAAATGGGCATTGCCACGGTGGCCATCTACTCGGAGGCCGACCGCCTCTCGCCGCACGTGCGCTACGCCGACGAGGCGGTGTGCGTAGGCCCGCCCGCCTCCAAGGACAGCTACCTGCGGGGTGATAAAATTATTGAGATTTGCCACCAGCTGGGCGTCGATGCCATTCACCCCGGCTACGGCTTCCTGTCGGAAAATGCTGGCTTTGCCCGCGCCGTGCGCGAAGCAGGGCTCATTTTTGTGGGCCCCAGCCCCGAGGCGATGGAGTTGATGGGTGATAAGCTCTCGGCCAAGCAAACGGTGAAGGCCTATAATATTCCGCTGGTGCCGGGCACCGACGAGGCCATTTCCGACGTGGAGGCGGCTAAGCAGATTGCCCAAGAAGTAGGCTTTCCGATTCTGATAAAAGCCTCGGCCGGCGGCGGCGGCAAGGGCATGCGCCTGGTGCACGGGGTGGACGAGTTTGAGGAGCAGATGCAGCTGGCGGTGAGCGAGGCCACGTCGGCGTTTGGCGACGGGGCGGTGTTTATTGAGAAGTTCGTGACCGGGCCGCGCCACATCGAGATTCAAGTTTTGGGCGATGAGCATGGCAACATCGTGCACCTGTTTGAGCGCGAATGCTCGATTCAGCGCCGCCACCAGAAGGTGATTGAAGAGGCGCCCTCGGCGGTGCTCACCCCCGAACTACGGGCCGAGATGGGCCGCTGCGCCGTGGAGGTGGCCCGCGCCTGCCAGTACGCGGGGGCCGGCACCGTGGAGTTTTTGCTCGATGACCAGCACCGCTTCTACTTCCTTGAAATGAATACGCGCCTGCAGGTCGAGCACCCGGTGACGGAGCTGATAACGAGCCTCGACCTGGTGAAGGAGCAGATTCGGGTGGCCGAGGGCCAGCCCCTGCCCTTCCGCCAGGAAGACCTGGCCATCAACGGCCACGCCCTGGAGCTGCGCGTGTACGCCGAAGACCCGCAGAACAACTTCCTGCCCGACATCGGCCGCCTCAGCACCTACGTGCGCCCCCAGGGCCCCGGCGTGCGCGTGGACGATGGCTTTGAGCAGGGCATGGAAATCCCGATTTACTACGACCCCATGATTGCCAAGCTGGTAGCCTACGGTGCCACCCGCGAGGAGGCCATTGCGCGGATGCTGCGCGCCATTGCCGAGTACCAGATTACGGGCATCGAAACCACGCTGCCCTTCGGCACTTTCGTGCTCCGGCACCCAGCGTTCGTGAGCGGCAATTTCGACACGAATTTCGTGCGCGACCACTTCAGCGCCGCCGTGCTGGCCCCCACCATGCCCAACGAAGGCACCGCCCAGGTAGCCGCCGCCCTGGTGGCCATGCTGCTGAGCGAGAAGCAGGCCCCTACCCCCCCGGCAACGGGCGAAGCAACCGGCACGCCAGCTTCAGCGTGGCGACGCAACAGGTTAGGGTAG
- a CDS encoding arabinan endo-1,5-alpha-L-arabinosidase — MKNFALAILLAAGLPAGAQTLPPAIPIHDPVLTRQGDTYYLFGTGNGITVWSSPDRQHWTAEPPVFATPPAWAQHDVPGFKDHIWAPDISYHDGQYSLFYSVSTFGKNRSAIGLATNKTLDSKAKDFKWVDHGAVLESVPGRDMWNTIDPNLVRDDKGTPWLTFGSFWNGIKLVQLRPDLTGPAEPQQWRTLARRPRNAALTDSLPGDGAIEGPFVFRRGDYYYLFVSFDYCCRGPQSTYKMMVGRARAVTGPYLDEAGTAMEQGGGTLVLQGDADWYGVGHNAVATFDKVDYLIFHGYDAHDRGRPKLRIEPLAWSPTGWPTVRKP, encoded by the coding sequence ATGAAAAACTTCGCTTTGGCTATCCTGCTGGCGGCTGGCCTGCCCGCCGGCGCTCAGACTCTCCCACCCGCCATCCCCATCCACGACCCGGTGCTGACGCGCCAGGGCGATACATACTACCTGTTTGGCACCGGCAACGGTATCACGGTGTGGTCGTCGCCCGACCGGCAGCACTGGACAGCCGAGCCACCCGTGTTCGCTACCCCCCCGGCCTGGGCGCAGCACGACGTGCCGGGCTTTAAGGACCACATCTGGGCACCCGATATCTCGTACCACGACGGGCAATACAGCCTGTTTTATTCGGTTTCGACGTTCGGCAAAAACCGCTCGGCCATCGGACTGGCCACTAATAAAACCCTGGATTCCAAGGCCAAAGACTTTAAGTGGGTGGACCACGGGGCGGTGCTGGAGTCGGTGCCCGGCCGCGATATGTGGAATACCATAGACCCCAACCTGGTGCGCGACGACAAGGGCACGCCCTGGCTCACGTTCGGCTCGTTCTGGAACGGCATTAAGCTGGTGCAATTGCGGCCCGACCTCACGGGGCCGGCCGAGCCGCAGCAATGGCGCACGCTGGCCCGCCGCCCGCGCAACGCCGCGCTCACCGACTCGCTGCCCGGCGACGGGGCCATTGAGGGGCCGTTTGTCTTCCGGCGCGGCGACTATTATTATCTTTTCGTGTCGTTTGATTACTGCTGCCGGGGGCCGCAGAGCACGTATAAAATGATGGTGGGCCGCGCCCGCGCCGTGACGGGCCCCTACCTCGACGAGGCCGGCACGGCGATGGAGCAGGGCGGCGGCACGCTGGTGTTGCAGGGCGATGCCGACTGGTACGGCGTGGGCCACAACGCCGTAGCCACTTTCGATAAGGTTGATTACCTGATATTTCACGGCTACGATGCCCACGACCGCGGCCGGCCCAAGCTGCGCATCGAGCCGCTGGCCTGGAGTCCCACCGGCTGGCCCACCGTGCGCAAACCCTAG